In the Quercus lobata isolate SW786 chromosome 5, ValleyOak3.0 Primary Assembly, whole genome shotgun sequence genome, one interval contains:
- the LOC115990775 gene encoding VQ motif-containing protein 1-like, producing MAYTSHDAVKVVLINTQYVETDTTSFKSVVQSLTGKDSCVEWIEKSSYAAGKRKRPVAVNGGIERSGHFGNGGCGSSSAVPMLSKGMSFKELDSLMSEVPPMEEFHWLWAQ from the coding sequence ATGGCATACACAAGTCATGATGCAGTGAAAGTTGTGCTTATCAATACCCAGTACGTGGAAACAGACACCACCAGCTTCAAATCTGTAGTTCAGAGCCTTACCGGTAAGGATTCGTGTGTTGAATGGATAGAAAAAAGTTCGTATGCTGCTGGAAAGAGAAAGAGACCCGTTGCGGTGAATGGTGGCATTGAGAGGTCAGGCCACTTCGGAAATGGTGGTTGTGGAAGTAGTAGTGCAGTTCCGATGTTGTCGAAGGGCATGTCGTTTAAAGAATTGGATAGTTTGATGTCGGAGGTGCCTCCAATGGAGGAATTTCACTGGCTATGGGCTCAGTAG